The genomic stretch TTGCCAGATTTCTTCTACAGTGCTAGTCATTAAAATTAAAGGCTTTTCGTAACTTCTCTGTTTCAACTCAAAAATTAAATGACTATGACTAGGTTTCACCGCTAAAGCAGGTAAAGTATCTGTAGGGAAGCTAACTACTTGATTGTCGATCGCTTTTTCGACTAAAACAGAAAAAGAAACCATAAGATTAATTGATAATTAATAATTCCTAACTGATAATTATAGATATTGACTAAATTTTAATCAACTGTTAATTATTTATTATTTTAGAATGCGTATAGTTTTTTTTGGTACACCCAAGTTTGCTGTCACAACTTTAGAAAAATTGCTGACTGATTCTCCTCATGAAATAACTGCCGTTGTCACCCAACCCGACAAAAGACGAGGTAGGGGAAACAAAATGATACCCTCTCCGGTGAAAGAATTAGCTTTAAAACATAATCTACCAGTATGGCAACCCATCAGAATAAAAAAAGATAAAGAAACTTTAGAATTGTTGCATAAAAGTCACAGTGATATTTTTGTAGTTGTTGCCTACGGACAAATTTTATCCCGAAAAATCCTAAATATGCCCAAATTAGGTTGTATTAATGTTCATGGTTCAATTTTACCTGAATATCGAGGTGCCGCACCTATTCAATGGAGTATTTATGATGGCAAAACCGAAACAGGTATAACAACCATGTTAATGGATGAAGGTATGGATACAGGAGATATGTTGCTTAAAGCCTATAAACCTATTGATTTATTTATTAATGTAGAACAATTATCAGGTAAATTAGCGTCACAAGGTGCCGATTTATTATTGGAGACTTTGGAGAAACTAGAAAAACAAGAAAT from Geminocystis sp. NIES-3709 encodes the following:
- the fmt gene encoding methionyl-tRNA formyltransferase encodes the protein MRIVFFGTPKFAVTTLEKLLTDSPHEITAVVTQPDKRRGRGNKMIPSPVKELALKHNLPVWQPIRIKKDKETLELLHKSHSDIFVVVAYGQILSRKILNMPKLGCINVHGSILPEYRGAAPIQWSIYDGKTETGITTMLMDEGMDTGDMLLKAYKPIDLFINVEQLSGKLASQGADLLLETLEKLEKQEIQPIPQDNDLATYARLIEKEDYNINWHKSALEIHNQVRAFYPHCITNFRGQILKVIETIPLTEITTIDLPPHLSKLPSFLQDIDQLSGKIGEILKTIKNFGFVVQTKQGLLLILEVQLAGKKQQSAWNFINGTHLQLGEKLL